A stretch of the Rhizobium leguminosarum genome encodes the following:
- a CDS encoding ABC transporter ATP-binding protein has translation MLELRKAAKMVGGDYHIHPTDLVFERGTLNVLLGPTLSGKTSLMRLMAGLDRPTTGTIHFDGADVTGMPVQKRNIAMVYQQFINYPALTVYENIASPLRIAGKDAKIIDLEVRKAAELLKLGPYLDRTPLNLSGGQQQRTALARALVKNASLVLMDEPLANLDYKLREELRQELPRIFAQSGAIFVYATTEPSEALLLGGNTAALSEGRITQFGTTIEVYRNPLDLTTAKTFADPPLNFIDLVKSEGNFLHDGAVIFAVPPHLQNVPDGPATIAFHPHHLAPTAQTADSARLTARTQISEITGSESFVHLQFADTRWVMLAHGIHNIDPDTDLSVFIDTRHLMAFGADGRAITTAGQRG, from the coding sequence ATGCTGGAACTGCGGAAGGCCGCAAAGATGGTGGGAGGAGACTATCATATCCACCCGACCGATCTTGTTTTTGAAAGAGGAACGCTAAACGTTCTGCTTGGGCCGACATTGTCGGGCAAGACCTCGTTGATGCGTCTGATGGCCGGCCTTGATCGGCCGACAACCGGTACGATCCATTTTGATGGTGCTGACGTGACAGGCATGCCTGTCCAGAAGCGCAACATCGCCATGGTCTACCAGCAGTTCATCAATTATCCGGCATTGACGGTCTACGAGAATATTGCCTCGCCGCTGCGGATTGCCGGCAAGGATGCCAAGATCATCGATCTGGAGGTGCGCAAGGCTGCCGAACTTCTGAAACTCGGGCCTTATCTCGATCGCACGCCGCTCAACCTCTCCGGCGGCCAGCAGCAGCGCACCGCACTTGCCCGTGCACTCGTGAAGAATGCGAGCCTTGTTTTGATGGACGAGCCGCTTGCCAACCTCGACTACAAGCTGCGTGAGGAGCTGCGGCAGGAATTGCCGCGCATCTTCGCGCAGTCCGGCGCGATCTTCGTCTATGCCACGACGGAACCCTCCGAAGCCTTGTTGCTGGGCGGCAATACGGCAGCGCTCAGCGAGGGCCGGATCACGCAGTTCGGCACGACGATCGAGGTCTATCGCAATCCGCTCGATCTGACGACGGCGAAAACCTTTGCCGATCCGCCACTGAATTTTATCGATCTGGTCAAATCGGAAGGCAATTTCCTGCACGATGGCGCTGTGATTTTTGCCGTGCCGCCGCATCTTCAGAACGTGCCGGACGGGCCGGCAACGATCGCGTTTCACCCGCATCATCTGGCACCGACCGCCCAGACGGCCGATTCGGCGCGGCTGACAGCACGGACACAGATTTCGGAGATCACCGGGTCGGAAAGTTTCGTGCATCTGCAATTTGCCGATACCCGCTGGGTGATGCTTGCGCACGGCATCCACAATATCGACCCGGACACGGATCTCTCCGTTTTCATCGATACGCGCCACCTGATGGCGTTCGGCGCGGACGGCCGGGCGATCACCACTGCCGGGCAAAGGGGCTAG
- a CDS encoding IS110 family transposase, with amino-acid sequence MTASYEYPIGVDYHKSYSHLVVQDSSGKTLRSGRVKNDRQSLGGFLERYRENSHAVVEATRNWMVMYDWLDDICDDVVLAHPLKVKAIADAKIKTDKIDATVLAHLLRADLVPEAWAPSERSRDLRVALRERMFYVRLRTMTKNRIVTVFDRYPEQTAQLKKLGDLFGKAGRVELAQVNVSEIDRIQIDRGLAFIGDIDMRIKQSEATIRAMTKANANVKLLKTIPGIGEFFARLIDAEIDDISRFRHSKKLAAYAGLVPSTYSSGGKTFHGKIIKQGNKWLRWAFVEAVAPAIASDPQLRAQYEHLKIKGINKARVAIARKLLTIAFQILRDQRAYEPRGTATMEGASTISRLS; translated from the coding sequence ATGACTGCCTCTTATGAATACCCTATCGGGGTCGACTACCACAAATCCTACAGCCACCTGGTGGTTCAGGACAGCAGCGGCAAGACGCTGAGATCCGGCCGGGTGAAGAACGACCGACAGTCGCTGGGCGGGTTTCTCGAACGCTATCGGGAGAACTCGCATGCGGTTGTCGAGGCGACGCGCAACTGGATGGTGATGTACGACTGGCTCGACGACATTTGTGATGATGTCGTTCTCGCCCATCCGCTGAAGGTCAAAGCGATCGCCGACGCCAAGATCAAGACCGACAAGATCGACGCGACGGTGCTGGCACATCTGCTCAGAGCCGATCTGGTACCCGAAGCCTGGGCGCCAAGCGAGAGATCGCGGGACCTTCGCGTCGCGCTACGCGAACGGATGTTTTACGTGCGGCTGCGCACGATGACGAAGAACCGCATCGTCACGGTGTTCGACCGCTATCCGGAGCAGACGGCGCAATTGAAGAAGCTTGGCGACCTGTTTGGCAAGGCCGGCCGCGTCGAGCTGGCGCAGGTCAACGTCTCGGAGATCGACCGCATCCAGATCGATCGCGGTCTCGCCTTCATCGGCGACATCGACATGCGGATCAAACAGTCGGAAGCGACGATCCGGGCGATGACCAAGGCCAATGCCAACGTCAAGCTGTTGAAGACGATCCCCGGCATCGGCGAGTTCTTCGCCCGGCTGATCGATGCGGAGATCGACGACATATCGCGGTTCCGCCACTCGAAGAAGCTTGCCGCCTATGCCGGGCTTGTGCCGTCGACCTATTCCTCCGGCGGCAAGACCTTCCACGGCAAGATCATCAAGCAGGGCAACAAGTGGCTGCGCTGGGCCTTTGTCGAAGCCGTCGCTCCTGCCATCGCCAGCGATCCACAGCTGCGCGCCCAATACGAGCATCTGAAGATCAAAGGAATAAACAAGGCGCGGGTTGCCATCGCGCGCAAGCTTCTGACGATCGCCTTCCAGATCCTGCGTGATCAGCGCGCCTACGAGCCGCGCGGCACCGCCACCATGGAAGGCGCGTCGACGATATCCCGGTTGTCCTGA
- a CDS encoding ABC transporter ATP-binding protein, with product MARITLDHIRHAYGPNPKSEKDYALKEVHHEWNDGGAYALLGPSGCGKTSLLNIISGLIQPSEGRILFDGQDVTNLPTQQRNIAQVFQFPVIYDTMTVYDNLAFPLRNRGVAEADVDRRVREILEMIDLAGWAKRRARGLTADQKQKISLGRGLVRSDVNAILFDEPLTVIDPHMKWVLRSQLKRLHKQFGFTMVYVTHDQTEALTFADKVVVMYDGEIVQIGTPAELFERPSHTFVGYFIGSPGMNFMPAKVEGRTVRVGEHALTLDYAPKTSAAAKVELGIRPEFIRVGRDGIPVTVSKVEDIGRQKIVRAQFAGQPIAIVVPEDEEIPADPRVTFEPSGISIYADSWRAGPEA from the coding sequence ATGGCACGTATCACCCTCGATCATATTCGCCATGCCTATGGGCCGAACCCGAAGAGCGAGAAGGACTACGCTCTCAAGGAAGTGCACCACGAGTGGAACGATGGCGGCGCCTATGCGCTGCTCGGACCGTCGGGCTGCGGAAAGACCTCGCTGCTCAATATCATTTCCGGTCTCATTCAGCCGTCCGAAGGGCGAATCCTTTTCGACGGACAGGATGTTACGAACCTGCCGACGCAGCAGCGAAATATTGCGCAGGTATTCCAGTTTCCGGTCATCTACGACACGATGACGGTCTACGACAACCTCGCCTTTCCCCTGCGCAACCGCGGCGTGGCCGAGGCGGATGTCGACCGGCGTGTCCGCGAAATCCTCGAGATGATCGATCTTGCCGGCTGGGCCAAGCGGCGCGCGCGCGGCTTGACGGCGGACCAAAAGCAGAAGATTTCGCTCGGCCGCGGCCTCGTGCGCTCGGATGTGAACGCGATTCTCTTTGACGAGCCGCTCACTGTTATCGATCCGCACATGAAGTGGGTGCTGCGATCGCAGTTGAAGCGGCTGCATAAGCAGTTCGGTTTTACCATGGTCTATGTCACGCATGACCAGACGGAGGCGTTGACCTTCGCCGACAAAGTCGTGGTGATGTACGATGGCGAGATCGTGCAGATCGGCACGCCAGCCGAGCTCTTCGAGCGTCCGAGCCATACCTTCGTCGGCTACTTCATCGGCTCGCCCGGCATGAACTTCATGCCAGCCAAGGTGGAAGGCCGCACGGTTCGGGTCGGCGAGCACGCGCTGACGCTCGACTATGCGCCAAAGACTTCGGCAGCGGCCAAGGTAGAGCTTGGAATCCGGCCCGAGTTTATCCGGGTCGGCCGCGACGGCATTCCTGTGACGGTCAGCAAGGTGGAAGATATCGGCCGGCAGAAGATCGTCCGCGCGCAGTTTGCCGGCCAGCCGATCGCGATCGTCGTTCCTGAGGACGAGGAAATTCCGGCTGATCCCCGGGTGACCTTCGAGCCATCGGGTATCAGTATCTATGCCGACTCTTGGCGCGCCGGACCGGAGGCTTGA
- a CDS encoding carbohydrate ABC transporter permease → MEKTWNNKAWFLVLPVLVLVAFSAVIPLMTVVNYSVQDTFGNNQFFWNGTDWFTEILHSDRFWAALQRNLIFSLIILALEIPLGIFIALNMPKSGIGVPVCLVLMALPLLVPWNVVGTIWQVFGRNDIGLFGYYVNAIGIDYNYVQDPLDAWVTIIIMDVWHWTSLVVLLCYAGLVSIPDAFYQAAKIDGASRWAVFRYIQLPKMKRVLLIAVLLRFMDSFMIYTEPFVVTGGGPGNSTTFLSIDLVKTALGQFDLGPAAAMSLIYFLIILLLSWVFYTVMTSHDAEN, encoded by the coding sequence ATGGAAAAAACCTGGAACAACAAAGCCTGGTTTCTGGTTCTGCCGGTTCTCGTGCTGGTAGCTTTCTCGGCCGTCATTCCCTTGATGACGGTTGTGAACTATTCCGTTCAGGACACTTTCGGAAACAACCAGTTCTTCTGGAACGGAACGGACTGGTTTACCGAAATCCTGCATTCCGACCGATTCTGGGCCGCCCTGCAGCGAAACCTGATTTTTTCGCTGATCATTCTCGCTCTTGAGATTCCGCTTGGTATCTTCATTGCGCTCAACATGCCGAAATCAGGCATCGGTGTGCCCGTGTGCCTGGTTCTGATGGCGCTGCCGCTGCTGGTCCCGTGGAACGTGGTCGGCACGATCTGGCAGGTGTTCGGCCGCAACGACATTGGTTTGTTCGGCTATTACGTCAATGCCATCGGCATCGATTACAACTATGTGCAGGATCCGCTCGACGCCTGGGTGACGATCATCATCATGGATGTCTGGCACTGGACGAGCCTGGTCGTCTTGCTCTGCTATGCCGGCCTCGTTTCCATTCCGGATGCTTTCTATCAGGCAGCCAAGATCGACGGCGCGTCCCGCTGGGCCGTGTTCCGCTATATCCAATTGCCGAAGATGAAGCGCGTTCTCCTGATCGCCGTGCTGCTGCGTTTCATGGATAGTTTCATGATCTACACCGAGCCGTTTGTCGTCACCGGTGGCGGTCCGGGCAACTCGACCACCTTCCTGTCGATCGATCTGGTCAAGACCGCGCTCGGACAGTTTGACCTCGGTCCGGCAGCTGCCATGTCGCTGATCTATTTCCTCATCATCCTGCTGCTTTCGTGGGTGTTCTACACCGTCATGACAAGCCACGACGCGGAGAATTGA
- a CDS encoding carbohydrate ABC transporter permease, with protein sequence MSASNETTASRKISGVTSVASGLSSDEVSRLMRRRGEESRWWWLVPTIYIIVLLLPIYWLVNMSFKTNAEIVNSLTLYPHNPTIANYVTIFTEKAWYSGYINSITYVVMNMVISVAVALPAAYAFSRYRFLGDKHLFFWLLTNRMAPPAVFALPFFQLYSAFGLIDTHIAVALAHCLFNVPLAVWILEGFMSGVPKEIDETAYIDGYSFPRFFLKIFTPLIASGIGVACFFCFMFSWVELLIARTLTTTDAKPIAATMTRTVSASGMDWGLLAAAGVLTLIPGALVIWFVRNYIAKGFALGRV encoded by the coding sequence ATGAGCGCCTCCAACGAAACGACAGCGAGCCGAAAGATCTCAGGCGTTACCAGTGTCGCAAGCGGTCTTTCCTCCGATGAAGTCAGCCGTCTGATGCGCCGGCGCGGCGAGGAATCGCGCTGGTGGTGGCTGGTTCCGACGATCTATATCATCGTGCTCCTGCTGCCGATCTATTGGCTCGTCAACATGAGCTTCAAGACCAATGCGGAAATCGTCAATTCTCTGACGCTTTATCCGCATAACCCGACGATCGCCAATTACGTGACGATCTTTACGGAGAAGGCGTGGTATTCCGGCTATATCAATTCAATCACTTATGTCGTCATGAACATGGTGATCTCGGTGGCGGTCGCGTTGCCGGCGGCCTATGCCTTCTCCCGTTATCGGTTCCTCGGCGACAAGCATCTGTTCTTCTGGCTGCTGACCAACCGGATGGCGCCGCCGGCAGTCTTTGCCCTGCCGTTCTTCCAGCTCTACTCAGCCTTTGGACTGATCGATACGCACATCGCCGTGGCATTGGCGCATTGCCTCTTCAACGTGCCGCTGGCGGTCTGGATCCTTGAAGGCTTCATGTCCGGCGTACCGAAGGAAATCGACGAGACGGCCTATATCGATGGCTACTCGTTCCCGCGGTTCTTCCTGAAGATCTTCACGCCGCTGATTGCGAGCGGGATAGGTGTCGCCTGTTTCTTCTGCTTCATGTTCTCCTGGGTCGAGTTGCTGATCGCACGAACACTGACGACGACCGACGCGAAGCCGATCGCCGCCACCATGACCCGCACCGTCTCTGCATCCGGCATGGATTGGGGCCTGCTGGCCGCCGCGGGTGTTCTGACCCTGATCCCGGGGGCGCTGGTGATCTGGTTTGTGCGCAATTACATCGCAAAGGGCTTCGCCCTTGGGAGAGTTTGA
- a CDS encoding DUF2160 domain-containing protein: MSFSLPDFSWMAWTWPTVIFFIVIALLLIGMGVWEYAVPGGNPRIGILRFETTRGDRLFLSLLGAAFIHLAWLGLGGPDLWWALAISVVYAIGVFRYV, from the coding sequence ATGAGCTTTTCGCTTCCCGATTTTTCATGGATGGCGTGGACCTGGCCGACGGTCATTTTCTTCATCGTCATCGCATTGCTGCTGATCGGCATGGGGGTATGGGAATATGCGGTGCCGGGCGGCAATCCGCGGATCGGAATCCTGCGCTTCGAGACGACGCGCGGTGACCGGCTTTTCCTTTCGCTGCTCGGCGCAGCATTCATTCATCTTGCATGGCTTGGGCTCGGTGGGCCTGACCTGTGGTGGGCTCTTGCCATCTCCGTGGTCTACGCTATCGGCGTGTTCCGCTACGTGTGA